In the Streptomyces formicae genome, one interval contains:
- a CDS encoding Cof-type HAD-IIB family hydrolase — protein MTSATPRPQPPAATAPDAFAPSGPRPRPRMIATDLDGTLLRDDKSVSDRTVAALAAAEEAGIEVFFVTGRPARWMNVVSDHVHGHGLAICGNGAAVVDLHGGPGAHRFVKLRELERETALDVVRRLRAAAPGTSFAIERTGGLHHEETYPPLHMEPGESVAPAEKLLAADPDDSAVADQPVLKVLAHHPELAPDEFLVVARAAIGDRATVTRSSPSALLEISGPGVSKASTLELCCAERGITPEEVVAFGDMPNDIEMLTWAGTSYAMGNAHPDVVAAASGRTVANNEDGVAVVIEQILADRRHG, from the coding sequence GTGACCTCAGCTACCCCTCGGCCCCAGCCCCCGGCCGCCACCGCCCCGGACGCCTTCGCCCCGTCCGGTCCGCGGCCGCGGCCCCGGATGATCGCCACGGACCTGGACGGCACGCTGCTGCGCGACGACAAGTCGGTCTCCGACCGCACCGTCGCCGCGCTCGCGGCCGCCGAGGAGGCCGGGATCGAGGTGTTCTTCGTGACCGGCCGCCCGGCCCGCTGGATGAACGTGGTCAGCGACCACGTCCACGGTCACGGCCTCGCCATCTGCGGAAACGGCGCCGCGGTCGTCGATCTGCACGGCGGCCCCGGCGCGCACCGCTTCGTGAAGCTGCGCGAACTGGAGCGGGAGACCGCCCTCGACGTGGTGCGGCGGCTGCGGGCCGCGGCACCCGGCACGTCCTTCGCGATCGAGCGGACCGGCGGGCTCCACCACGAGGAGACATACCCCCCGCTGCACATGGAGCCCGGCGAGAGCGTCGCGCCCGCCGAGAAGCTGCTCGCGGCGGACCCGGACGACTCCGCCGTCGCGGACCAGCCCGTCCTGAAGGTCCTCGCGCACCACCCGGAGCTCGCGCCCGACGAGTTCCTGGTCGTCGCCCGCGCGGCCATCGGCGACCGCGCCACGGTCACCCGTTCGAGCCCGAGCGCCCTCCTGGAGATCAGCGGCCCCGGCGTCTCCAAGGCCAGCACCCTGGAGCTGTGCTGCGCGGAGCGCGGCATCACGCCCGAGGAAGTCGTCGCCTTCGGAGACATGCCGAACGACATCGAGATGCTCACCTGGGCGGGCACGTCGTACGCGATGGGCAACGCCCACCCGGACGTCGTCGCCGCCGCGTCGGGACGCACCGTCGCCAACAACGAGGACGGCGTCGCGGTCGTCATCGAGCAGATCCTCGCGGACCGGCGGCACGGCTAG
- a CDS encoding metal-dependent hydrolase yields the protein MSTEKNADTHAEEHYRILPRRVSFDWDETPLHWIPDEPTATHVINVLHLLLPAGERWFVKVFKEGLPLVTDPALLKDVKGFMGQEATHSVQHAHVLDHLAAQRLDTAAFTKYVDFLFEKLLGEQPPWGAPIPTQEWLRFRLSVIAAIEQFTAVLGNWVLHAEGLDRAGADAVMLDLLRWHGAEEVEHRAVAFDMYQHCGGTGPSRYARRIAGMAVTAPVMLYLWVWGTAYLIRHDPQLAGRARYSLAEHNKAVGKGLLPTWRELGTAVPRYLRRSYHPSQEGSLRKAVEYLAQSPAARAAAAAVGRAAIA from the coding sequence GTGAGCACGGAGAAGAACGCCGACACGCACGCCGAGGAGCACTACAGGATCCTTCCGCGCCGGGTCTCGTTCGACTGGGACGAGACGCCGCTGCACTGGATACCGGACGAGCCGACCGCCACCCACGTCATCAACGTCCTGCATCTGCTGCTTCCCGCGGGGGAGCGGTGGTTCGTGAAGGTCTTCAAGGAGGGCCTTCCGCTGGTCACCGACCCGGCGCTCCTGAAGGACGTCAAGGGCTTCATGGGCCAGGAGGCCACGCACAGCGTGCAGCACGCGCACGTGCTCGACCACCTGGCCGCGCAGCGCCTGGACACCGCGGCGTTCACGAAGTACGTGGACTTCCTCTTCGAGAAGCTCCTCGGCGAGCAGCCGCCGTGGGGAGCGCCGATCCCCACGCAGGAGTGGCTGCGCTTCCGTCTCTCCGTCATCGCCGCGATCGAACAGTTCACCGCGGTCCTGGGGAACTGGGTGCTGCACGCCGAGGGCCTGGACCGCGCCGGAGCCGACGCGGTCATGCTCGACCTGCTGCGCTGGCACGGCGCGGAGGAGGTCGAACACCGCGCGGTCGCCTTCGACATGTACCAGCACTGCGGCGGCACGGGCCCTTCCCGGTACGCCCGCAGGATCGCGGGCATGGCGGTCACGGCGCCCGTGATGCTGTACCTGTGGGTCTGGGGCACCGCCTATCTGATCCGTCACGATCCCCAACTCGCGGGGCGTGCGCGGTACTCACTGGCCGAGCACAACAAGGCGGTCGGCAAGGGCCTGCTGCCCACCTGGCGCGAGCTCGGCACGGCCGTACCCCGCTACCTGCGGCGGTCGTACCATCCCTCGCAGGAAGGCTCGCTGCGCAAGGCCGTCGAGTATCTGGCGCAGTCACCCGCGGCACGTGCCGCGGCCGCGGCGGTGGGCCGGGCGGCCATCGCCTAG
- a CDS encoding ABC transporter ATP-binding protein, which produces MTMINIDHTSRWFGNVVAVNDITMNIGPGVTGLLGPNGAGKSTLINMMGGFLAPSTGSVTLDGKPIWRNEQIYQDIGIVPEREAMYDFLTGREFVVANAELHGLDERAAKKALATVEMEYAQDRKISTYSKGMRQRVKMASALVHEPSVLLLDEPFNGMDPRQRMQLMDLLRTMGDQGRTVLFSSHILEEVEQLASHIEVIVAGRHAASGDFRKIRRLMTDRPHRYLIRSSDDRALAAALIADPSTAGIEVDLKEGALRIQAVDFGRFTTLLPQVAREHGIRLLTVSPSDESLESVFSYLVAA; this is translated from the coding sequence ATGACGATGATCAACATCGACCACACGTCCCGCTGGTTCGGCAACGTGGTGGCGGTCAACGACATCACCATGAACATCGGCCCGGGAGTCACGGGGCTCCTCGGTCCGAACGGCGCGGGCAAGTCGACCCTCATCAACATGATGGGCGGCTTCCTCGCCCCCTCCACGGGCAGCGTCACGCTCGACGGCAAGCCGATCTGGCGCAACGAGCAGATCTACCAGGACATCGGCATCGTCCCCGAGCGCGAGGCGATGTACGACTTCCTCACCGGCCGCGAATTCGTCGTCGCCAACGCCGAGTTGCACGGGCTCGACGAGCGGGCCGCCAAGAAGGCGCTCGCCACGGTCGAGATGGAGTACGCGCAGGACCGCAAGATCTCGACGTACTCCAAGGGCATGCGCCAGCGCGTGAAGATGGCCTCCGCCCTGGTCCACGAGCCGTCCGTGCTGCTGCTCGACGAGCCCTTCAACGGCATGGACCCGCGCCAGCGCATGCAGTTGATGGACCTCCTGCGGACCATGGGCGACCAGGGCCGCACGGTCCTGTTCTCCTCGCACATCCTCGAAGAGGTCGAGCAACTCGCCTCGCACATCGAGGTGATCGTCGCCGGGCGGCACGCGGCGAGCGGTGACTTCCGCAAGATCCGCCGCCTGATGACCGACCGGCCGCACCGCTATCTGATCCGTTCCAGCGACGACCGTGCCCTGGCCGCCGCGCTGATCGCCGACCCGTCGACGGCCGGTATCGAAGTCGACCTCAAGGAGGGCGCGTTGCGCATTCAGGCGGTCGACTTCGGCCGGTTCACCACGCTGTTGCCACAGGTCGCCCGTGAGCACGGCATCCGACTTCTGACGGTCTCGCCATCGGACGAGTCCCTCGAGTCGGTCTTCTCCTATCTCGTCGCGGCCTGA
- a CDS encoding SDR family oxidoreductase produces the protein MTTADIHKSTGGVWKDARERWVRTGGVELCVAELGDAELGDAERPTVLLVHGYPDSKEVWTEVAERLADQFHVVLYDVRGHGRSTAPRPLRGGFTLEKLTDDFLAVVDAVSPDRPVHVVGHDWGSVQSWEFVTVTRTEGRIASFTSMSGPSLDHFGHWIKKRMTRPTPRKVGQLLGQGAKSWYVYMLHTPVLPELAWRGPLGKRWPKILERVEKVPSGDYPTSSLPQDAAHGAWLYRDNVRARLRRPRADAYAHAPVQLITPSGDIFLSERLYDELELWAPQLIRRTLPAKHWVPRTRPDQLAAWIGDFVTANEDGLPAKNSVATGKHADRFGGQLVLVTGAGSGIGRATAFAFAEAGARVVAVDRDAESAARTAEMSRLIGAPAAWGETVDVTDEQAMEKLAEKVATEYGVVDVLVNNAGIGLSGSFLDTSAEDWKKVLDVNLWGVIHGCRLFGKQMAERGQGGHIVNTASAAAYQPSKVLPAYSTSKAAVLMLSECLRAELADQGIGVSAICPGLVNTNITATSRFVGVDAEEEKRRQKRTSRIYGLRNYPPEKVADAVLRAVVKNQAVVPVTPEARGAHLMSRFTPKALRAIARLEPPL, from the coding sequence ATGACGACCGCAGACATCCACAAGAGCACCGGCGGCGTCTGGAAGGACGCACGCGAGCGCTGGGTGCGCACGGGCGGCGTCGAGCTGTGCGTCGCCGAGCTGGGCGACGCGGAGCTGGGCGACGCGGAGCGGCCCACGGTCCTGCTCGTGCACGGCTATCCGGACTCCAAGGAGGTGTGGACCGAGGTCGCCGAGCGCCTCGCGGACCAGTTCCACGTCGTCCTCTACGACGTGCGGGGCCACGGCAGGTCCACGGCTCCGCGGCCGCTGCGCGGCGGCTTCACGCTGGAGAAGCTGACCGACGACTTCCTGGCGGTCGTCGACGCGGTCAGCCCGGACAGGCCGGTGCACGTGGTCGGGCACGACTGGGGCTCGGTGCAGTCCTGGGAGTTCGTCACGGTCACGCGCACGGAGGGGCGCATCGCGTCCTTCACCTCCATGTCGGGCCCCTCGCTCGACCACTTCGGGCACTGGATCAAGAAGCGGATGACCCGGCCGACGCCGCGCAAGGTCGGTCAACTCCTCGGCCAGGGCGCCAAGTCCTGGTACGTGTACATGCTGCACACCCCCGTACTCCCCGAGCTCGCCTGGCGCGGCCCGCTCGGCAAGCGGTGGCCGAAGATCCTGGAGCGCGTCGAGAAGGTGCCCTCCGGCGACTACCCGACGTCCTCGCTGCCCCAGGACGCCGCGCACGGCGCCTGGCTCTACCGGGACAACGTCCGCGCGCGGCTGCGCAGGCCGCGTGCCGACGCCTACGCGCACGCGCCCGTGCAGCTCATCACGCCCTCCGGAGACATCTTCCTGTCCGAGCGGCTCTACGACGAGCTGGAACTGTGGGCCCCGCAGCTGATCCGCCGCACGCTGCCCGCCAAGCACTGGGTCCCGCGCACCCGCCCCGACCAACTGGCCGCCTGGATCGGCGACTTCGTCACGGCCAACGAGGACGGCCTGCCCGCCAAGAACAGCGTGGCCACGGGGAAGCACGCCGACCGGTTCGGCGGACAGCTCGTCCTGGTCACCGGCGCGGGCAGCGGCATCGGGCGGGCCACCGCGTTCGCCTTCGCCGAGGCGGGCGCGCGCGTGGTCGCCGTCGACCGGGACGCGGAGAGCGCGGCCCGCACGGCGGAGATGTCCCGTCTGATAGGCGCCCCCGCGGCCTGGGGCGAGACGGTCGACGTCACCGACGAGCAGGCCATGGAGAAGCTCGCCGAGAAGGTCGCCACGGAGTACGGCGTGGTGGACGTCCTGGTGAACAACGCGGGCATCGGCCTCTCCGGCTCCTTCCTCGACACCAGTGCCGAGGACTGGAAGAAGGTCCTGGACGTCAATCTGTGGGGCGTCATCCACGGCTGTCGGCTCTTCGGCAAGCAGATGGCCGAGCGCGGCCAGGGCGGCCACATCGTCAACACCGCGTCGGCTGCGGCCTATCAGCCCTCCAAGGTGCTGCCCGCCTACAGCACCTCCAAGGCGGCCGTCCTGATGCTGAGCGAGTGCCTGCGCGCCGAGCTCGCGGACCAGGGCATCGGCGTCTCCGCGATCTGCCCCGGCCTCGTGAACACGAACATCACGGCGACGTCCCGCTTCGTCGGGGTCGACGCCGAGGAGGAGAAGCGCCGCCAGAAGAGGACCTCCCGGATCTACGGACTGCGCAACTACCCGCCGGAGAAGGTCGCCGACGCCGTCCTGCGCGCCGTCGTGAAGAACCAGGCGGTGGTCCCTGTCACCCCCGAGGCCCGCGGCGCCCACCTCATGTCCCGCTTCACTCCCAAGGCCCTGCGCGCGATAGCCCGATTGGAGCCGCCGTTGTGA
- a CDS encoding ABC transporter permease encodes MYDPTVARLTYRALLGRRRALILFALPVLLIVISAAVRGFSGADDQVAVDVLGGFALATMVPIIGVIAGTGAIGPEIDDGSVVYLLSKPVKRPTIIFTKLIVAVAVTMAFSAIPTFIAGMILNGNGQQIAIAYTIAALVASITYAAIFLLLGTVTRHAVVFGLVYALVWEALFGSLVAGARTLSVQQWSLAVAQKVGEGDLITSDVGLPAATILLVAVTVATTWYAGQKLRTLKLAGEE; translated from the coding sequence GTGTACGACCCCACTGTCGCCCGGCTCACCTACCGGGCCCTGCTCGGCCGCCGCCGCGCTCTGATCCTCTTCGCCCTGCCCGTCCTGCTCATCGTGATCTCCGCGGCCGTCCGCGGCTTCAGCGGTGCCGACGACCAAGTGGCCGTCGACGTCCTGGGCGGATTCGCGCTCGCCACGATGGTGCCGATCATCGGCGTCATCGCGGGCACGGGCGCGATCGGCCCGGAGATCGACGACGGCTCCGTCGTCTACCTCCTGTCCAAGCCGGTCAAGCGGCCCACGATCATCTTCACCAAGCTGATCGTCGCCGTCGCGGTCACCATGGCGTTCTCCGCGATCCCGACGTTCATCGCCGGAATGATCCTGAACGGCAACGGCCAGCAGATCGCCATCGCGTACACCATCGCGGCGCTGGTCGCCTCGATCACCTACGCGGCGATCTTCCTGCTGCTCGGCACGGTCACCCGGCACGCCGTGGTCTTCGGACTCGTCTACGCCCTGGTCTGGGAGGCCCTCTTCGGCTCCCTGGTCGCCGGGGCGCGCACCCTCAGCGTGCAGCAGTGGTCCCTCGCCGTGGCCCAGAAGGTCGGCGAGGGCGATCTGATCACCTCGGACGTCGGCCTGCCCGCGGCGACGATCCTGCTGGTCGCCGTCACGGTCGCCACGACGTGGTACGCGGGCCAGAAGCTGCGGACGCTGAAGCTGGCCGGGGAGGAGTAG
- a CDS encoding ABC transporter ATP-binding protein produces MIATESLSKRFPRVTALDRLSMDIGPGVTGLVGANGAGKSTLIKILLGLSPATEGRASVLGLDVATSGGEIRERVGYMPEHDCLPPDVSATEFVVHMARMSGLPPTAARERTADTLRHVGLYEERYRPIGGYSTGMKQRVKLAQALVHDPQLVFLDEPTNGLDPVGRDEMLGLIRRVHTDFGISVLVTSHLLGELERTCDHVVVIDGGKLLRSSSTTDFTQTTTTLAVEVTDTDAHPDGTRALRDALQGHGIDTEAGGELPGAGHTILLTAEGEETYDLVRDLVADLGIGLVRMEQRRHHIAEVFKDEPQEEPVSERAAAWAATAATAQQKGGER; encoded by the coding sequence GTGATCGCGACCGAAAGCCTGAGCAAGCGGTTCCCGAGGGTGACCGCGCTTGACCGGCTCTCCATGGACATCGGGCCCGGTGTGACCGGACTCGTCGGAGCCAATGGAGCCGGCAAGTCCACGTTGATCAAGATCCTGCTGGGCCTGTCCCCCGCCACGGAGGGCCGCGCGTCCGTGCTCGGCCTCGACGTCGCCACCAGCGGCGGCGAGATCCGCGAACGCGTCGGATACATGCCCGAGCACGACTGCCTGCCGCCCGACGTCTCGGCCACCGAGTTCGTCGTCCACATGGCGCGCATGTCCGGACTCCCGCCCACCGCGGCCCGCGAACGCACCGCGGACACCCTGCGGCACGTGGGTCTCTACGAGGAGAGGTACCGCCCCATCGGCGGCTACTCGACGGGCATGAAGCAGCGCGTGAAACTCGCGCAGGCCCTGGTGCACGACCCGCAGCTGGTCTTCCTCGACGAACCGACCAACGGCCTCGACCCGGTCGGACGCGACGAGATGCTCGGCCTGATCCGGCGCGTCCACACCGACTTCGGCATCTCGGTCCTGGTCACCTCGCACCTCCTCGGCGAGCTGGAGCGCACCTGCGACCACGTCGTCGTCATCGACGGCGGCAAGCTCCTGCGGTCCAGCTCCACCACCGACTTCACCCAGACCACCACGACGCTCGCCGTCGAGGTCACCGACACCGACGCCCACCCCGACGGCACCCGCGCGCTGCGCGACGCGCTACAGGGTCACGGCATCGACACGGAGGCCGGTGGCGAACTGCCCGGCGCGGGACACACCATCCTGCTCACCGCCGAGGGCGAGGAGACCTACGACCTCGTGCGCGACCTCGTCGCCGACCTCGGCATCGGCCTGGTCCGGATGGAGCAGCGCAGGCACCACATCGCGGAGGTCTTCAAGGACGAGCCGCAGGAGGAGCCCGTATCCGAGCGCGCGGCCGCCTGGGCGGCCACCGCGGCCACCGCACAGCAGAAAGGAGGCGAGCGATGA
- a CDS encoding LLM class flavin-dependent oxidoreductase, with amino-acid sequence MNLRLSTVILPVLRWHEGGRERWQRAEELGFHTAYTYDHLSWRTFRDGPWFGAVPTLTAAAAATERLRLGTLVTSPNFRHPVTLAKELITLDDVSNGRITLGIGAGGNGFDATALRPSGEEPWTPRERADRFGEFLPLLDRLLCEDVVSHDGTHYSASEVRNIPGCVQRPRLPFAVAATGPRGLRLAARHGQAWVTTGDPKLFENGTPEQSLQAIRGQADKLAAACDEIGRDVAELDKVLLTGFTPDSPLDSFDAFVDFAGRHAELGFNEIVIHWPLPGTYFGADEKVFERIAMEAPAQVSGGATAA; translated from the coding sequence ATGAACCTGCGCCTGAGCACCGTGATCCTTCCCGTACTCCGCTGGCACGAGGGCGGCAGGGAACGCTGGCAGCGCGCGGAAGAGCTCGGTTTCCACACCGCGTACACCTATGACCACCTCTCCTGGCGCACCTTCCGCGACGGGCCCTGGTTCGGCGCGGTCCCGACGCTGACCGCCGCCGCGGCCGCCACCGAGCGGCTCCGCCTCGGCACGCTCGTCACCTCGCCCAACTTCCGGCACCCGGTGACGCTCGCCAAGGAACTGATCACGCTCGACGACGTCTCGAACGGCCGGATCACCCTCGGCATCGGCGCGGGCGGCAACGGCTTCGACGCCACGGCGCTGCGCCCGAGCGGCGAGGAGCCCTGGACCCCGCGCGAGCGGGCCGACCGCTTCGGCGAGTTCCTGCCGCTCCTCGACCGCCTGCTCTGTGAGGACGTCGTCTCCCACGACGGCACGCACTACTCGGCGAGCGAGGTGCGCAACATCCCCGGCTGCGTCCAGCGCCCCCGGCTGCCCTTCGCGGTGGCCGCCACGGGACCGCGCGGACTGCGGCTCGCCGCCCGCCACGGACAGGCGTGGGTGACCACGGGCGACCCGAAGCTCTTCGAGAACGGCACTCCGGAGCAGTCACTTCAAGCCATCCGTGGACAGGCCGACAAGCTCGCCGCGGCCTGCGACGAGATCGGCCGCGACGTCGCCGAACTCGACAAGGTCCTGCTCACCGGCTTCACCCCGGACAGCCCGCTCGACTCCTTCGACGCCTTCGTCGACTTCGCGGGCCGCCACGCCGAGCTGGGGTTCAACGAGATCGTCATCCACTGGCCGCTGCCCGGCACGTACTTCGGGGCGGACGAGAAGGTGTTCGAGCGGATCGCCATGGAGGCGCCCGCCCAGGTGTCGGGCGGCGCCACAGCGGCCTGA
- a CDS encoding ABC transporter permease: MSTESTRIHNIGYRDYDGPRLGRAYARRSLFSQSLRGAYGLGRSAKSKVLPMVLFAVMCMPAAIMVAIAVATKADDLPVDYTRYAIVMQAVIGLFLASQAPQTVSRDLRFKTVPLYFSRPIERGDYVQAKFAAMSSALFILTAAPLLVLYVGALLAKLDFADQTKGFAQGLVSVALLSLLFSGIALVISAITPRRGFGIAAVIAVLTITYGAVSTVQAIAFEQSSTGAIAWLGLFSPITLIDGVQTAFLGATSAFPGGEGPSTGQGVLYVLVVLGLIAGCYGAMMRRYRKVGL; this comes from the coding sequence ATGAGCACGGAATCCACCCGGATCCACAACATCGGGTACCGCGACTACGACGGCCCCCGACTCGGCCGCGCCTACGCCCGCCGCTCGCTCTTCTCCCAGAGCCTGCGCGGCGCGTACGGTCTCGGGCGCTCCGCCAAGTCCAAGGTCCTGCCCATGGTCCTCTTCGCGGTGATGTGCATGCCCGCCGCGATCATGGTCGCCATCGCCGTGGCCACCAAGGCCGACGACCTCCCCGTCGACTACACGCGCTACGCGATCGTCATGCAGGCCGTCATCGGCCTCTTCCTGGCCTCGCAGGCGCCGCAGACCGTGTCGCGCGACCTCCGCTTCAAGACCGTGCCGCTCTACTTCTCCCGGCCCATCGAGCGCGGTGACTACGTGCAGGCGAAGTTCGCCGCGATGAGCTCGGCCCTCTTCATCCTCACGGCGGCCCCGTTGCTCGTGCTCTACGTAGGAGCGCTGCTCGCCAAGCTCGACTTCGCCGACCAGACCAAGGGATTCGCCCAAGGACTCGTCTCCGTGGCGCTCCTCTCGCTGCTCTTCTCCGGCATCGCGCTCGTCATCTCGGCGATCACACCCCGGCGCGGCTTCGGCATCGCCGCCGTCATCGCGGTCCTGACCATCACCTACGGAGCGGTGTCCACGGTCCAGGCGATCGCCTTCGAGCAGTCGAGCACCGGCGCCATCGCCTGGCTCGGACTCTTCTCGCCGATCACCCTCATCGACGGCGTACAGACCGCCTTCCTCGGCGCGACCTCGGCCTTCCCCGGCGGGGAGGGCCCGTCCACGGGCCAGGGCGTCCTCTACGTACTCGTCGTTCTCGGCCTCATCGCGGGCTGCTACGGCGCCATGATGCGCCGCTACCGGAAGGTCGGCCTCTGA
- a CDS encoding M24 family metallopeptidase yields the protein MTSAVAGELSAELRGFREVQTLAYACAEAVAAQLKPGVTEREAARMQRDWLRERGVRDWFHLPFAWFGDRTAFVNFRIPLQFFPTNRKLEPGMPFILDMAPVYKGFTADIGYSGCLGLHPVHDKLLADLEAHRELILREVRERRPLREIYEDVDRLMVRQGYANRHRAYPFGVIAHKVDRVKERRLTPHLFGFGTQSLKGLASDAIHGHRDGWSPLWSPYKFSDHPPRQGLWAVEPHLGFRGTGAKFEEILVVTDSKDPEQSAFWLDDDLPHVRRWAEERAAA from the coding sequence ATGACCTCAGCAGTTGCAGGCGAACTCTCCGCGGAGCTGCGGGGGTTCAGGGAAGTGCAGACCCTCGCGTACGCATGCGCGGAAGCGGTCGCCGCCCAGCTCAAGCCGGGTGTGACGGAGCGCGAGGCAGCGCGGATGCAGCGCGACTGGCTGCGCGAGCGCGGTGTGCGCGACTGGTTCCACCTGCCCTTCGCCTGGTTCGGGGACCGCACGGCGTTCGTGAACTTCCGGATCCCCCTGCAGTTCTTCCCGACCAACAGGAAGCTGGAGCCGGGGATGCCCTTCATCCTCGACATGGCCCCGGTCTACAAGGGGTTCACCGCCGACATCGGCTACTCGGGCTGCCTGGGCCTCCATCCCGTGCACGACAAGCTCCTCGCCGATCTGGAGGCGCACCGCGAGCTGATCCTGCGCGAGGTGCGCGAGCGCCGCCCGCTGCGCGAGATATACGAGGACGTGGACCGCCTCATGGTCCGCCAGGGCTACGCCAACCGCCATCGCGCCTACCCCTTCGGCGTCATCGCGCACAAGGTCGACCGGGTCAAGGAGCGGCGCCTGACGCCGCACCTCTTCGGGTTCGGCACGCAGTCGCTGAAGGGCCTGGCGAGCGACGCGATCCACGGCCACCGGGACGGCTGGTCCCCGCTGTGGTCCCCCTACAAGTTCTCCGACCACCCTCCCCGGCAGGGGCTCTGGGCGGTCGAGCCGCACCTCGGATTCCGGGGTACGGGCGCGAAGTTCGAGGAGATCCTGGTCGTCACCGACTCCAAGGACCCCGAACAGAGCGCGTTCTGGCTGGACGACGACCTGCCGCACGTGCGGCGCTGGGCTGAGGAAAGGGCCGCCGCATGA
- a CDS encoding MerR family transcriptional regulator has translation MEYTEPTERFRLEYRIEDLAHHSGATVRTIRAYQDRGLLPRPERRGRSNVYGDAHLARLRQIADLLDRGYTLASIKELLEAWDAGRGLGGVLGLAAEVDGPWTDEKADRITRAELDAAFGGTPDEAAVADAIALGVLEPVQGSDDEFLVPSPQELAVAVELYAAGVPLSAISGHLRELRGQVEHIASRFLEFTTEHVFARYLGHHPPTEADAAEAAALVRRLRPLAQQTVDAELARAMRLFATLHLRRHLDPERPPEYADLPQNVALPAATMRAVQALVGEENTPAFISAAAEREVQARTLDALAANHREQK, from the coding sequence GTGGAGTACACCGAGCCCACGGAGCGGTTCCGGCTGGAGTACCGGATCGAGGACCTGGCGCACCACAGCGGCGCCACGGTCCGCACGATCCGCGCCTACCAGGACCGCGGGCTGCTCCCCCGCCCGGAGCGCCGCGGCCGGTCCAACGTGTACGGGGACGCGCACCTGGCGCGGCTGCGGCAGATCGCCGACCTGCTCGACCGTGGCTACACCCTGGCCTCCATCAAGGAGCTCCTGGAGGCCTGGGACGCGGGCCGGGGGCTCGGCGGCGTCCTCGGTCTCGCCGCCGAGGTCGACGGCCCCTGGACTGACGAGAAGGCCGACCGGATCACCCGCGCCGAGCTCGACGCGGCCTTCGGCGGCACTCCGGACGAGGCGGCCGTCGCGGACGCCATCGCGCTCGGTGTCCTCGAACCCGTGCAGGGAAGCGACGACGAATTCCTCGTGCCGAGCCCTCAGGAGCTGGCGGTGGCCGTCGAGTTGTACGCGGCGGGAGTTCCCCTTTCCGCGATCTCGGGGCATTTGCGGGAGTTGAGGGGGCAGGTCGAGCACATCGCCTCCCGTTTCCTCGAGTTCACCACCGAGCACGTCTTCGCGCGTTATCTCGGCCATCACCCGCCGACAGAGGCGGACGCGGCCGAGGCGGCCGCTCTCGTACGGCGACTGCGGCCCCTGGCCCAGCAGACAGTCGATGCCGAACTGGCGCGCGCCATGCGTCTGTTCGCCACCCTGCATCTGCGGCGCCACCTCGACCCCGAGCGTCCGCCCGAGTACGCGGATCTGCCGCAGAACGTGGCCCTGCCGGCCGCCACAATGCGGGCTGTTCAGGCATTGGTTGGCGAGGAGAACACCCCGGCGTTCATCTCAGCGGCCGCCGAACGGGAGGTCCAGGCCAGGACATTGGACGCACTTGCGGCAAATCACCGAGAACAGAAGTAA